A single region of the Eulemur rufifrons isolate Redbay chromosome 8, OSU_ERuf_1, whole genome shotgun sequence genome encodes:
- the LOC138390735 gene encoding torsin-1A-interacting protein 2 gives MFSDNSHCPDCGQQWFPSLELGHWLYQTELVENECYQVFLDRINRADYCPECYPDNPANRSLVLPWSFPLEWAPQNLTRWTFEKACHPFLLGPPLVRKRIHDSRLAGFNPALQLILTRTDKTLNKKLGQSK, from the coding sequence ATGTTCTCAGATAATTCACATTGCCCTGATTGTGGACAACAGTGGTTCCCTAGTTTAGAACTAGGCCATTGGTTGTACCAAACTGAACTTGTCGAAAATGAATGTTACCAAGTATTCTTAGACCGTATTAACAGAGCTGATTATTGCCCTGAGTGTTATCCTGATAATCCTGCTAATAGAAGCCTTGTTCTTCCATGGTCTTTCCCACTTGAGTGGGCTCCCCAAAATCTCACCAGGTGGACCTTTGAAAAAGCTTGCCATCCATTTCTTCTGGGTCCTCCACTGGttagaaaaagaatacatgacTCAAGACTAGCTGGTTTTAACCCTGCATTACAGTTAATCTTGACCAGAACAGACAAAACCTTAAATAAAAAACTTGGCCAAAGCAAATAA